In the genome of Chryseobacterium arthrosphaerae, one region contains:
- a CDS encoding ABC1 kinase family protein, with product MFDKQQRKLKRSARLISVLSKYGFKDLLARMNGGNKQEETSGNPDEIISKGTVYERIRLALEELGPTFVKLGQTFSSREDLLPPELIQELQKLQDKVETVDMDVEEALENEFNISVKDHFLEIEKEPLATASIAQVYKAVLKDGSPVILKLRKPDVQSVIEDDLLLIKDLEKLLSAYSEIGEKLNLKQAISTFEKSLLEEVSLINEKNNIQQFRLNFKNNKETYVPKVYEEFSNNNILCMEFIDGIKVTDKSILLANGIDPVKVSETGLRLFVSQILDYGFFHADPHAGNILVKKDGKIVFIDFGAVGKIQPNDKEILENLIVSFVAKNSHKIVRYLKKMAVSYEIPDERRFENDVEDILNFVHSSSLQEINVQVIINKMKDILKDNRLYMPDYFYLLFKGISLIEGVGRNINPDLDIVKSLHPYTKKIFTKKISPKNILKTGMDRMMNFTDNVDEIPKELRSVLQKLDENKFTVSSEIKNIEKTNQLIKSSVINLILAMILGANIIATAIVFASESGPRIGELSLVAILGFVFSVILVLILLLRVTRK from the coding sequence ATGTTTGACAAGCAGCAAAGAAAACTGAAAAGATCCGCCAGACTGATATCCGTATTGAGTAAATATGGTTTTAAAGACCTTCTGGCAAGGATGAACGGAGGAAATAAACAGGAAGAAACTTCAGGAAATCCGGATGAAATTATTTCCAAAGGCACCGTCTATGAAAGGATCAGACTGGCTCTTGAAGAACTGGGACCTACCTTTGTAAAGCTTGGACAGACCTTCAGCAGCCGGGAAGACCTTTTGCCGCCCGAACTGATCCAGGAGCTTCAGAAACTTCAGGATAAGGTGGAAACTGTAGATATGGATGTAGAGGAAGCATTGGAAAATGAATTCAATATTTCCGTGAAAGACCATTTCCTGGAGATTGAGAAGGAGCCTTTGGCTACTGCTTCTATTGCACAGGTGTATAAGGCTGTTTTAAAAGACGGCAGCCCGGTCATCCTGAAGCTCAGAAAACCGGATGTACAGTCTGTGATAGAAGATGATCTGCTCCTGATCAAAGACCTTGAAAAACTCTTGTCTGCCTATTCGGAAATAGGAGAGAAGCTTAATCTGAAGCAGGCGATTTCCACTTTTGAAAAATCATTGCTGGAGGAAGTATCCCTCATCAACGAAAAAAACAATATTCAGCAGTTCCGTCTTAATTTTAAAAACAATAAGGAAACTTACGTTCCAAAAGTTTACGAAGAATTTTCCAACAACAATATCCTTTGTATGGAATTCATTGATGGAATAAAAGTCACGGATAAATCCATTCTTTTAGCCAATGGTATTGATCCTGTAAAAGTTTCTGAAACCGGATTGAGGCTCTTTGTATCCCAGATTTTAGATTACGGATTCTTTCACGCCGATCCGCATGCCGGAAATATCCTGGTAAAAAAAGACGGTAAAATTGTTTTTATTGATTTCGGGGCCGTAGGAAAAATCCAGCCTAATGATAAAGAAATCCTTGAAAATCTGATCGTAAGCTTTGTTGCCAAAAATTCCCATAAAATAGTCCGTTATCTGAAGAAAATGGCTGTGAGCTACGAAATTCCCGATGAAAGAAGATTCGAAAATGATGTGGAAGATATCCTGAACTTTGTTCACAGTTCTTCATTACAGGAAATCAATGTACAGGTGATCATCAACAAAATGAAGGATATTTTAAAGGACAACAGGCTGTACATGCCGGATTATTTTTACCTCCTGTTCAAAGGAATAAGCCTGATAGAAGGTGTAGGGAGAAACATCAATCCTGACCTTGATATCGTAAAGAGCCTTCATCCTTATACCAAAAAGATATTCACCAAAAAGATCAGCCCGAAAAATATTTTAAAGACAGGAATGGACCGGATGATGAACTTCACGGACAACGTTGATGAAATTCCAAAAGAGCTCCGTTCCGTTCTTCAGAAGCTGGATGAAAATAAATTTACCGTCTCCAGCGAGATCAAGAATATAGAAAAAACGAATCAGCTGATTAAATCCAGTGTGATCAACCTTATTTTAGCGATGATTCTCGGAGCCAATATCATTGCCACCGCTATAGTTTTTGCTTCCGAATCCGGCCCGAGAATAGGAGAATTGTCTCTGGTTGCTATCTTAGGATTTGTCTTTTCAGTTATTTTAGTTTTGATACTTTTGCTGAGAGTAACGAGAAAATAG
- a CDS encoding DEAD/DEAH box helicase, translated as MEKLTFADFDLPVKILDVLADLELFEPTPIQEKSLKPILSGRDVMGIAQTGTGKTLAYLLPVLKTWKYSKTGNPTVLVLVPTRELVVQVTEILEKLTENITARVIGIYGGKNINTQKLLFNDGCDILVGTPGRVMDLSIDNAISLKEVQKLIIDEFDEMLNLGFRPQLTHIFEMMKEKRQNILFSATMTEAVDEMLDEYFASPVEISLAKSGTPLEKIEQTAYKVENFNTKINLLEYLLKNNADMSKVLIFNNNKKHADLLFTKIDELFPEQFDVIHSNKSQNYRLKAMKSFENEEIRGLITTDVMARGLDISNITHVINFETPDIPEQYIHRIGRTGRADKDGKAITFVTKKEEPLILDIELLMDKELKFNDFPGEVKINPNKIASEKDEVIMKNPAQVKLNEGGGAFHEKKAKNMKENWGGPSKRKAPKKFGANRAQQKAISKSKKKK; from the coding sequence ATGGAAAAACTCACTTTTGCGGATTTTGACCTTCCGGTTAAAATTCTTGATGTTTTAGCGGATCTGGAATTATTTGAGCCTACTCCCATTCAGGAGAAGAGTCTGAAGCCTATCCTTTCCGGTAGGGATGTAATGGGAATTGCACAGACCGGAACCGGGAAAACATTAGCTTACCTTCTGCCCGTTCTGAAAACATGGAAATACAGTAAAACAGGAAATCCAACTGTTTTGGTGCTTGTTCCTACAAGGGAACTGGTAGTTCAGGTAACGGAAATCCTTGAGAAGCTTACAGAAAACATCACCGCAAGAGTTATCGGTATATATGGTGGTAAGAATATCAATACTCAAAAACTGTTATTCAATGACGGATGTGATATATTGGTAGGAACTCCGGGAAGAGTGATGGACCTTTCCATAGACAATGCCATCTCTCTGAAAGAAGTTCAGAAACTGATCATTGATGAATTTGATGAAATGCTGAACCTGGGTTTCAGGCCACAGCTGACTCACATTTTTGAAATGATGAAAGAGAAAAGGCAGAATATTCTGTTTTCTGCAACGATGACGGAAGCTGTAGATGAAATGCTGGACGAATATTTTGCAAGCCCGGTAGAAATTTCATTGGCAAAATCCGGAACACCGCTTGAGAAAATTGAACAGACTGCTTATAAAGTTGAAAACTTCAATACGAAGATCAATTTATTGGAATACCTGTTGAAGAACAATGCGGATATGTCTAAGGTGTTGATCTTCAATAACAATAAAAAACATGCCGATCTTCTTTTTACCAAAATTGATGAACTTTTCCCTGAACAGTTCGATGTGATCCACTCCAATAAATCACAGAATTACAGGTTGAAGGCTATGAAAAGCTTTGAAAATGAAGAGATCAGAGGTCTGATTACTACAGACGTAATGGCGAGAGGACTTGATATCTCCAATATTACTCACGTGATCAACTTTGAAACTCCTGATATTCCTGAGCAGTATATTCACAGAATCGGTAGAACGGGTAGAGCAGATAAAGATGGAAAAGCCATTACTTTTGTGACCAAAAAGGAAGAACCTTTAATCCTTGACATTGAATTGCTGATGGATAAGGAATTAAAGTTCAATGATTTCCCTGGAGAGGTTAAAATTAACCCGAACAAGATTGCTTCTGAAAAAGATGAAGTGATCATGAAAAACCCTGCACAGGTAAAACTGAATGAAGGTGGAGGCGCTTTCCACGAGAAAAAAGCCAAAAACATGAAAGAAAACTGGGGCGGGCCTTCCAAAAGAAAAGCACCTAAAAAGTTCGGAGCTAACAGGGCACAGCAAAAAGCGATTTCTAAATCGAAGAAAAAGAAATAA
- a CDS encoding tetratricopeptide repeat protein: MIKKRLTILFSIFICILTLAQKQDAKLPDTKQILKEVSETSCKCIDSINSYNKTREAINQEVHSCIDPKVLPYMLSKGLSQANTHIEQDNIKNKKVNVTINSNPESDEYKKAYYEIEAYLMKNCNTARELATTAESKHDKISNDPIAHDFYKKAIQASEKEDWKEAIKNYKSALEKDPKFVYAWDNLGICYRRTGDYDKALEAYKKSLAIDPKGKMPLQNIAITYIYKKEYQKAIDAYSDFDKIYPGDPEVYYGIGQIYYEYLKDNEKALNYICKAYSIYIEQKSPYRSDAETIIGYIYKKMKEENKLDKFKEILKSNKLNFE, translated from the coding sequence ATGATAAAAAAACGACTAACCATTCTATTTTCAATTTTCATTTGCATACTGACTTTGGCTCAGAAACAGGACGCTAAGCTACCCGATACAAAGCAGATTTTAAAAGAAGTTTCAGAGACAAGCTGCAAATGTATTGACTCTATTAATTCTTACAATAAAACAAGGGAAGCGATCAATCAAGAAGTTCACTCATGCATTGATCCAAAAGTGCTACCTTATATGCTGAGTAAAGGCCTGAGCCAGGCTAATACACATATTGAACAGGACAACATTAAAAATAAGAAAGTAAATGTGACTATTAATTCCAATCCTGAGTCAGATGAATATAAAAAAGCTTATTATGAGATTGAAGCTTATTTGATGAAAAACTGTAATACGGCCAGAGAACTTGCCACCACTGCTGAAAGTAAACATGATAAAATCTCAAATGACCCTATAGCTCACGATTTTTATAAAAAAGCAATACAGGCTTCGGAAAAAGAAGATTGGAAAGAGGCGATTAAAAATTATAAATCGGCTCTGGAAAAAGACCCAAAGTTCGTCTATGCCTGGGATAATCTGGGAATCTGCTATAGAAGAACCGGGGACTATGACAAGGCGCTGGAAGCTTATAAAAAGTCATTAGCTATTGATCCCAAAGGTAAAATGCCTTTACAGAATATAGCGATTACCTATATCTACAAAAAGGAATATCAGAAAGCTATAGATGCTTATTCTGACTTCGATAAGATATACCCCGGGGATCCGGAAGTATATTATGGAATCGGGCAGATCTATTATGAGTATTTAAAGGATAATGAAAAAGCACTGAATTATATATGCAAGGCCTATTCTATTTACATAGAGCAAAAATCTCCTTACAGATCAGATGCCGAAACCATTATAGGGTACATCTACAAAAAAATGAAGGAAGAAAATAAACTTGATAAGTTTAAAGAAATTTTGAAAAGTAATAAACTTAATTTTGAATAA
- a CDS encoding GDSL-type esterase/lipase family protein, with protein sequence MKKILSAFLLLYFTIAFSQEKKPMFWQDIQEFKKQDQQNPPPKDAILFLGSSSFTKWTDIADYFPDKTIINRGFGGSRLTDLNDFADDLLAPYQPKQIIIYCGENDFADNHQLKAQVVVDRYKSFYKKIRERFPNIEVDYISIKYSPSREVIWPQMKIANKKIAAFMKKEPHAEFIDVTKAMEDSNGNVRKDIFVEDMLHFKPEGYKIWTKVIYPYLK encoded by the coding sequence ATGAAGAAGATTCTATCAGCATTTCTACTGCTGTATTTTACCATTGCCTTTTCTCAGGAAAAAAAACCGATGTTCTGGCAGGACATTCAGGAATTCAAAAAACAGGATCAGCAAAACCCGCCTCCTAAAGATGCCATATTATTCCTGGGAAGCTCATCATTTACCAAATGGACTGACATCGCAGATTATTTTCCCGATAAAACCATTATCAACAGAGGATTCGGAGGATCCAGACTTACAGACCTGAATGATTTTGCTGACGATCTTTTAGCTCCTTATCAGCCGAAGCAGATCATTATTTATTGTGGTGAAAACGACTTTGCAGACAATCATCAGCTGAAAGCTCAGGTGGTAGTTGACAGGTACAAAAGTTTTTACAAAAAAATAAGGGAGAGATTTCCCAATATCGAAGTGGATTATATATCCATCAAGTATTCTCCGAGCAGAGAAGTGATCTGGCCGCAAATGAAAATTGCCAATAAAAAGATTGCTGCTTTTATGAAAAAAGAACCTCATGCAGAATTCATTGATGTTACCAAAGCTATGGAAGATTCCAACGGAAACGTTAGAAAAGACATCTTTGTAGAAGATATGCTTCACTTTAAACCGGAAGGATATAAAATCTGGACTAAGGTGATCTATCCTTATTTAAAATAA
- a CDS encoding lipocalin-like domain-containing protein, with protein sequence MKKQLLLFAFSALALTSCKDENLEAYDMEIMQGDWKEVKRELISGKDKTVLKTEVLTGCEAKNTLYLKTDYYVSYTAYTGTGTDCQLDTKTEGRYTYDAGTKVIGIKLGGEGSVDFKIEVLTSKDLKMVQQSGLMDMNGDKVPDYTYITYKR encoded by the coding sequence ATGAAAAAACAGCTACTTTTATTTGCCTTTTCAGCCCTGGCACTTACTTCTTGTAAAGATGAAAATCTTGAAGCTTACGATATGGAAATCATGCAGGGAGACTGGAAGGAAGTTAAAAGGGAACTAATTTCCGGGAAAGATAAAACTGTGCTTAAGACTGAGGTACTTACAGGATGTGAAGCTAAGAACACATTATATTTAAAAACAGACTATTACGTGAGCTATACAGCATATACAGGGACAGGTACAGACTGCCAGCTGGATACAAAAACGGAAGGAAGATATACTTATGATGCAGGAACTAAAGTGATAGGAATCAAACTTGGTGGTGAAGGCTCTGTAGACTTTAAAATTGAAGTACTCACAAGCAAGGATTTAAAAATGGTTCAGCAATCCGGGCTGATGGATATGAATGGAGATAAAGTTCCGGACTACACCTATATTACCTATAAAAGATAA
- a CDS encoding iron-containing alcohol dehydrogenase produces MLNFEFKNPTKILFGKGEIAKIPNEIPTDARILMIYGGGSIKNNGVYDQVKAALKDHTVYEFGGVPANPEYEVLINAISFIKENNITYLLAVGGGSVIDGTKFISAAAHYDGEPWDILRKQVRTFEGEGMPFGSILTLPATGSEMNSGYVISRRETNEKLSSGGPGLFPQFSVLDPEVIRSIPKNQIVNGITDAYTHVLEQYMTAPSSADLQERIAESILISLQETAPKVLADDFNYDAAGNFMWCCTMALNGLIQKGVITDWAVHAMGHELTAYFGIDHARTLAIIAPSHYRYNFEDKKGKLAQYAERVWGIKEGTIEEKAESGIKKLEEFFHSLHIKTRLSEYTEEYKGTAEKVEKAFTDRNWLGLGEYKKLTPKDAYKIVEMSY; encoded by the coding sequence ATGCTTAATTTCGAGTTCAAAAACCCAACTAAAATACTTTTCGGAAAAGGTGAAATCGCTAAAATTCCCAATGAAATCCCTACAGATGCCAGAATATTAATGATCTACGGAGGCGGAAGCATCAAAAACAACGGAGTCTATGACCAGGTAAAAGCAGCTTTGAAAGATCATACCGTTTATGAATTCGGAGGAGTTCCTGCCAACCCGGAATACGAAGTGCTGATCAATGCCATAAGCTTTATCAAAGAAAATAATATCACTTATCTTCTTGCCGTAGGAGGCGGATCCGTCATTGACGGAACCAAATTCATCTCTGCAGCGGCCCACTATGATGGTGAGCCATGGGATATCCTGAGAAAACAGGTAAGAACTTTTGAAGGCGAAGGAATGCCGTTCGGAAGTATCTTAACACTTCCTGCAACCGGTTCGGAAATGAATTCGGGATATGTGATCTCAAGAAGGGAAACAAACGAAAAACTGTCTTCAGGAGGTCCCGGACTTTTCCCTCAGTTTTCTGTGCTGGATCCGGAAGTGATCCGGTCAATTCCTAAAAATCAGATCGTCAACGGAATTACGGATGCCTACACCCACGTATTGGAACAATATATGACCGCTCCTTCTTCTGCTGATCTTCAGGAAAGAATTGCGGAAAGTATCCTGATAAGCCTTCAGGAAACGGCTCCAAAAGTGCTGGCAGATGACTTCAACTACGATGCAGCCGGAAACTTTATGTGGTGCTGTACAATGGCCCTGAACGGACTTATCCAGAAAGGTGTAATCACTGACTGGGCAGTACACGCTATGGGGCACGAATTAACTGCTTATTTCGGTATAGACCATGCAAGAACGCTGGCAATTATTGCTCCGTCCCACTACCGCTATAATTTTGAGGATAAAAAAGGAAAACTGGCTCAATATGCAGAGAGAGTCTGGGGAATCAAAGAGGGAACGATAGAAGAAAAAGCAGAATCAGGAATCAAAAAGCTTGAAGAGTTCTTCCACAGCCTTCATATCAAAACCAGACTTTCTGAATATACGGAGGAGTATAAAGGTACTGCAGAAAAAGTGGAAAAAGCTTTTACAGACAGAAACTGGCTTGGCCTTGGAGAGTATAAAAAGCTGACTCCAAAGGATGCTTATAAGATTGTGGAAATGAGCTATTAA
- a CDS encoding winged helix-turn-helix transcriptional regulator gives MSKKRSDCPISCSLEMWGDKWSLLIIRDLMLKKECTYGDFLKADEKIATNILASRLQNLLDHGIIDKKDHPDNKLKIIYFLTQKGIDLIPVIVEINLWGDQYLTIPEERKKLLEDIKRDKEGFIKRAKDYLSGNI, from the coding sequence ATGAGCAAAAAAAGATCCGACTGTCCTATCAGCTGCTCACTGGAAATGTGGGGTGATAAATGGTCCCTGCTGATCATCCGTGATCTCATGCTGAAAAAAGAATGTACTTATGGAGACTTTCTGAAAGCCGATGAAAAAATAGCCACCAATATTCTGGCTTCCAGACTTCAGAATTTATTGGACCATGGAATTATTGATAAAAAAGACCATCCTGATAACAAACTGAAGATCATCTATTTTCTGACACAAAAAGGCATAGATCTTATTCCCGTGATTGTTGAGATCAATCTCTGGGGTGATCAGTACCTTACTATTCCTGAAGAGAGAAAAAAGCTCCTGGAAGATATTAAAAGGGATAAAGAAGGTTTTATAAAAAGAGCCAAAGATTATCTCTCCGGGAATATTTAG
- the lpdA gene encoding dihydrolipoyl dehydrogenase codes for MEHYDIAVIGSGPGGYVAAVRSAQLGYKTVIIEKYDTLGGTCTNVGCIPTKALLDSTHHYSEARHKLKDHGISLEQVNLDFTQMYRRKTEVVSKNTAGLDFLMNKNKIIRLKGTACFESNTVLKIFNDKETVSITAENYIIATGSKPSTIPGVEIDKKRIITSTEALSLQEKPQSIVIIGGGVIGVEMASVFNRIGTRVTILEYADHLIAAMDHELGKNLQKILKKEGVDIRLNHAVYKTESSDSAAKVFFKDETGKEAVMEAEYILVAVGRAPYIKGLGLENTGVEIDDRGFIKVNESCRTSVPSIYAIGDVIGGAMLAHKAEEEGVLVAETISGQKRHIHYSRIPSVVYTWPEVASVGHSEEYLKRNNILYKAGKFPFSASARARASMDLEGFAKVLVDPKYGEVLGVHIIGARAADLIAQGVIAQEYEVTAEDMFRISYAHPTYSEALKEAYLIASGQGAINI; via the coding sequence ATGGAACATTATGATATTGCCGTGATAGGTTCAGGCCCCGGCGGATATGTAGCTGCTGTAAGAAGCGCACAATTGGGCTATAAAACAGTCATTATAGAAAAATATGATACACTGGGCGGAACCTGTACCAATGTGGGGTGTATACCAACAAAAGCATTGTTGGACAGTACTCATCACTACTCAGAAGCCAGGCATAAACTGAAAGACCATGGGATCAGTCTTGAACAGGTAAATCTGGATTTCACTCAGATGTACAGGCGAAAAACAGAGGTTGTTTCAAAAAATACAGCCGGACTCGACTTTCTGATGAATAAAAATAAGATTATCCGTTTGAAAGGAACGGCCTGTTTTGAAAGCAATACAGTATTGAAAATCTTTAATGATAAGGAAACCGTCAGTATTACTGCTGAAAATTATATCATTGCAACCGGATCGAAACCCTCAACAATTCCGGGAGTGGAAATCGATAAAAAAAGAATCATTACTTCCACTGAAGCGTTGTCTTTACAGGAAAAACCCCAATCTATCGTAATCATTGGCGGAGGTGTAATAGGAGTGGAGATGGCTTCTGTTTTCAACAGGATAGGAACCCGGGTAACCATTCTGGAATATGCAGACCACCTGATTGCTGCTATGGACCATGAATTAGGGAAAAATCTTCAGAAAATCCTGAAAAAAGAAGGAGTGGATATCCGTCTCAATCATGCCGTTTATAAAACTGAAAGTTCAGATTCTGCAGCCAAAGTCTTCTTTAAAGATGAAACCGGAAAAGAAGCCGTGATGGAAGCCGAATATATTCTGGTCGCTGTAGGAAGAGCTCCTTATATAAAAGGTCTGGGGCTTGAAAATACAGGGGTGGAAATTGATGACCGCGGATTTATTAAAGTGAATGAAAGCTGCCGGACTTCAGTTCCTTCTATTTATGCCATTGGTGATGTTATTGGTGGAGCAATGCTCGCCCATAAGGCAGAAGAAGAGGGAGTGTTGGTTGCAGAAACAATCAGCGGGCAGAAACGTCATATTCATTACAGCCGTATTCCTTCTGTAGTCTATACATGGCCGGAAGTGGCTTCTGTAGGGCATTCTGAAGAATATTTAAAGAGAAATAATATTCTGTATAAGGCAGGGAAGTTTCCGTTTTCTGCAAGTGCCAGAGCCAGGGCTTCAATGGATTTGGAGGGCTTTGCCAAAGTTCTGGTTGATCCGAAATATGGTGAAGTGCTGGGCGTTCATATTATTGGAGCCAGAGCGGCAGACCTCATTGCACAAGGCGTCATTGCTCAGGAATATGAAGTAACAGCTGAAGATATGTTCCGTATTTCCTATGCACACCCAACCTATTCCGAAGCGTTAAAAGAAGCTTACCTGATTGCCTCCGGACAAGGCGCAATTAATATCTAA
- a CDS encoding peptide deformylase encodes MNLPIIAYGNPILKQKCLKTEGNTPEIQKLIDDMWNSMENANGCGLSSSQIGNPLQLFIVDSQIIYENLDMEDQILYFEKNDKGIKETFINARIIYSSEETWHDYEGCLSIPGLSQKVERPWKITIEYLDRDFMMQNKTFSGLTARIIQHEYDHTLGILYTDHLKPLTKKMMESKLKKISHGNITVKYPMKFL; translated from the coding sequence ATGAATTTACCTATTATAGCGTATGGAAATCCTATTTTAAAGCAAAAATGCTTAAAAACCGAAGGCAATACTCCGGAGATCCAAAAACTTATTGATGATATGTGGAACAGTATGGAAAATGCCAATGGCTGCGGCCTCTCCTCTTCCCAGATCGGAAATCCTTTACAGCTTTTCATCGTCGACAGCCAGATTATTTATGAAAACCTTGATATGGAAGATCAGATTCTGTATTTTGAAAAAAATGATAAAGGAATAAAAGAAACTTTCATCAATGCAAGAATCATCTATTCTTCTGAAGAAACCTGGCACGATTACGAAGGATGCCTGAGCATTCCCGGACTTTCACAAAAGGTGGAAAGACCCTGGAAAATTACTATTGAATACCTGGACAGAGATTTCATGATGCAGAACAAAACCTTTTCCGGTCTTACGGCAAGAATCATCCAGCATGAATACGACCATACATTGGGAATTTTATATACCGACCACCTGAAACCTCTGACAAAAAAAATGATGGAATCAAAACTGAAGAAAATTTCCCATGGGAATATTACGGTGAAATATCCGATGAAGTTTTTATAA
- a CDS encoding Crp/Fnr family transcriptional regulator, with protein sequence MGYIREYYEQIVKLQESEWAFIAGHFHRKVYAKNEIITQQGNTENFLSFIESGLVRFYLPDDEYGYTFSFSFEKEFTCAYDSFLTRTPSEYEMQALAETTVWQISHDDLQKVYDNTHVGNHLGRFASEKLFLAKNKRELSLLKFTAKERYLRLFTEQPELLRRVPLKYIASYIGITPQALSRIRRQIN encoded by the coding sequence ATGGGGTATATCAGAGAATATTACGAACAGATCGTCAAACTTCAGGAATCGGAATGGGCATTTATAGCAGGGCATTTTCACAGAAAAGTATATGCTAAAAACGAGATCATCACTCAACAGGGCAACACTGAAAACTTTTTATCTTTTATAGAATCCGGGCTGGTAAGGTTTTATCTTCCGGATGATGAATATGGCTATACTTTCAGTTTCAGTTTTGAGAAAGAATTTACCTGTGCCTATGATTCTTTCCTTACCCGGACTCCTTCTGAATATGAAATGCAGGCATTAGCGGAAACCACAGTATGGCAGATCTCTCATGATGACCTGCAGAAAGTTTACGACAACACCCATGTGGGTAATCATCTGGGGCGTTTTGCTTCCGAAAAGCTGTTTCTGGCTAAAAATAAAAGAGAGCTTTCCCTGCTGAAGTTTACGGCTAAAGAGCGGTATTTAAGGTTGTTCACAGAACAGCCGGAACTTTTGAGGCGCGTTCCTCTGAAATATATAGCATCGTATATCGGCATTACTCCGCAGGCTTTAAGCAGGATCAGAAGACAGATTAATTAA